The Paenibacillus sp. RC334 nucleotide sequence CAAAAATAGAAACCCTAAGGTAACATAGATCGGTTTCACTGTAATCCTCCCTAAAAAGATATGATGATGACCCATTTGATGGATAATGATAATCATTATCAATATAAACAATTTAGACAGGTTGTTATGTGATGTAAATCACGCATAAAAAAATCCTCTTGAAGCATATCTCTACAGAACACGCTTTTGTGGGTGTTGATGTAGATGTATTGGCTTCAAGAGGATTATCGAAAATAACGCGCGATATTAGGTTGTTTTATGAATTTATAATATCATATTGCTCCAATACCTGCCGATGTAGCGGGTGGTCTGCGGGTATGGATGTATAGCGTGTCAGCGCCACACCCAGTCCTTCGCTGCGGATCACCTGCTGAAGCTCGACTGCCTCAGGGTCCTCCGCAATATCAAATTTACAGGCAGCAGCCATTCCTAGCGCCAGATGATCCGTTAAGATGCCATACTCCTCCGCTTGCAGTGCCGGACGTACAAGACGGTCATTGGGAGACAGCTTCCGCAACGGTGAACGTCCGACCCGAGTAACCTCGTCTATCAGATTAGGGTTGCGGAAGCGACCCAAAATTTTGGAAATGTACTTCTGATGCTCCGCCTGATCCAAACCGAAGCGCTTCACAAGCACCGCCCCTGTTTCCTCCAGTGCACCTTGTATCGAATCCACCACCTTGTCATCCTTCATCGCTTCCTGAATGGTAGCATAACCCGCGGCATAACCAAGGTAGGCCGCCACGCAATGCCCCGTATTCACCGTGAACAGCTTGCGTTCAATGTAAGGCTCCAAATCCTGCACGTAAAGGATGCCTTCGATCTCTTTATGGTCAGAAGCCATTTGCGATCGATCCACCACCCACTCGTAAAAAGGCTCTACCTGCACGTGCAACGGGTCCTCATGATGCTGGATCGGCACAATCCGGTCTACAGCAGCATTGGGAAAATAAACCGAAGCCTCCGCCTTGGCACGAGTCGCCTCATCCAGTAGCGCAAAAACATGCTCTTTCAGTTGGGCG carries:
- a CDS encoding mannitol-1-phosphate 5-dehydrogenase, producing the protein MRAVHFGAGNIGRGFIGLILSRAGYEVVFSDVNDTLVSELRRRKQYTVELANDTKDAEMVTNVTAIDGKDAAAVADAVDQADLVTTAVGVSILKHIAAGIAEGIKRRVKRGAAPLHVIACENAIGGSAQLKEHVFALLDEATRAKAEASVYFPNAAVDRIVPIQHHEDPLHVQVEPFYEWVVDRSQMASDHKEIEGILYVQDLEPYIERKLFTVNTGHCVAAYLGYAAGYATIQEAMKDDKVVDSIQGALEETGAVLVKRFGLDQAEHQKYISKILGRFRNPNLIDEVTRVGRSPLRKLSPNDRLVRPALQAEEYGILTDHLALGMAAACKFDIAEDPEAVELQQVIRSEGLGVALTRYTSIPADHPLHRQVLEQYDIINS